A region of Clostridium acetobutylicum ATCC 824 DNA encodes the following proteins:
- a CDS encoding phage tail tape measure protein: MESNNGEKFIGRLTLDLNKLKEDISQANKILEDLSKVKIDSIDIESGKKSIEVLRSIEAEFEKLKTASGKSFDSDIFRNIEEQLSKLGITLDSNTTKITKFYKGTSEEAKNGANTFKQITEQIDELGRKYQEIKNLEINENGEILDKGSVTKVTENLEKEEKARNEIQAAIKKTINAREEERRTIEENQAKNINKQLDQEEKDRQKIESEISKTINAREQERRIIEENQATAINKSLEQEYRDRQKITEQLEKQRVAELKEYTQIQANSSAYLKLSESISQISSKSSLAMGSGNANNTFLDRMKISAAYAGSAVVIASVTGEIRNAISTNTEYEKNLVDLGRVLDSNKKSLQDFGQYAVRTSKEFGQDLGGIQSAMSSLAAQGVSAKKDLESMTKTVSLGLNTSEITNSNEMVQLLVSSMKQLGINFSDSEKVLDSWNKTADISMAKTADFAQVTDKAGMTSKDMGISLNQLNGITAVLADNTGKSGNEIGDALKSMENRLERPKTLETLRGYGIEVMKDKDHFKDFGDIVKEVSSALDKFGDNTTQSNSILDALGGTMRKDWIDVLAKNWKDVDKFAKQSANSAGYSAKKNAQAMSTVEKQVKVLEASVKEFFVTLGQSGGLTEIRTVVNGANDVVQALEGVNKGFGSLLLLIPQVALAIKGLNFASNAITGKSWKQLFNDHGGESTASIKAYSSAVKSVQRDVASGNITLEESATILDVIRQKVGLSKAQVDIFAAAEENLKAKVAAGTMTEEEASEALEAMQIKMKATTVSAEEASSANNALSVAQKSATLSTMGLNLALGGIVGALTIGLSMAISDIIEKHEEQKQKVDKLKQGYEDLTKAMKDNSITADNDDYKNLEKEQSTLENALKRKAELEGKINSVNKSKKNDKWGNSLGDTGKLKDFQSELNKVNKVISETQKNLDTTGYSYDKTTGKIKLLSEASEQIANNKSIEGVARDLTENSDKAKTSIGQLIQSYVTLYKQSDKTALESQKQKGLAQQLALVFGDLTLSTDKNGDTIIKNASALQKDTEAFIKGNAVVKDAILNDKELQQAQEKINKAIQSTTNSYKSYLSYSNQIERNNKLDAQSVADIKKNHQELVPYLNNTKQLYSKIQQGISSFKNTVVMSYAQMQMAEQKNYSKLGAEYQQYTKLQRQISKNKGSSKELADAKKQVGKIAQDLANKIKGLSTVTDKNGNVTLKAGNKEKEIIKILKSEGNTYKELEKIKLGSSKSTTMIEDGNTAVTQKQAQYRIGYYTKEAKMIAAKAKVKINASTLEIKAGQALTSKAQKNAKERIKALQEEIDSLKEASKEIDKLFEQAQSAADSSMNTVDSDNIGDYASEDAAEKAEEKAEKAEEKAEKKQQEAEEKAERQREETQRKAEEAQRKAEEQQRKSLEEEKKHMDEALESSYKIEKQHQQEIIDMYKSQLDELEKKHALQESNNEQQEYENKLLEDKQKLENAQTEKTVRDITTGQWITDSDAIYEAQKQLNEDQKEYDQWKEEQDYKQQEDTLNGQLESAQSKMDEIENNYQNQKDNVDQSYESKEEALGGYVDGTDYVPESGFYDLVEDGKPELVVKSSKQFLPKGSMVINNENLNKLGSITSNQATEKAPSPNSSNDINEISVNAKPIVSLVKDITKSLLSFEKNSSNFSKNTLKNIGDAITDNKELTLTPQQKFQQDIDKTISQFVNNTINYGKNSDKNIGQGISDEKQNVIDPINLLTAEEAQLLNDFSKSCASYGSDLVTELGNGVKSSEDNLTNIVQDLTQKVITKFKEGFGIHSPSRVMYEIGDYLMQGLINGMSDNDVTEFIKSQVSSAIGVAGGAASGSLSEWIRTAMSLTGVGEEWFAPLTQIIEHESGGDPNSINLWDINAIEGHPSKGLMQLIDENMQDWHLPNLPDDIYNPISNIAAGIRLIEHDYGNIFNVPGIKALAAGRPYVGYARGGKVEDNGLATINEYGQEMRMLNAGDQVVTAQKTQSIVNFAENIPNLMASIRTPKIILPSSLNVNGNSPNSSGLANQRVFHINNLNVQANDAKQLIKSLELMVETGDY; the protein is encoded by the coding sequence ATGGAATCTAATAACGGTGAAAAGTTTATTGGTAGATTAACCTTAGATTTAAATAAACTAAAAGAAGATATAAGTCAGGCTAATAAAATCTTAGAAGATTTATCTAAGGTAAAAATCGACTCTATAGATATTGAAAGTGGTAAAAAATCCATAGAAGTTCTTCGTTCTATAGAAGCAGAATTCGAAAAGCTAAAGACTGCATCTGGAAAATCTTTTGATTCAGATATTTTTAGGAATATAGAAGAACAATTAAGCAAACTTGGAATAACACTTGATTCGAATACAACAAAAATCACAAAATTTTATAAAGGAACATCAGAAGAAGCAAAAAACGGAGCAAACACATTCAAACAAATAACAGAGCAAATAGACGAATTGGGCAGAAAATATCAGGAAATAAAGAACTTAGAAATTAATGAGAATGGAGAAATTTTAGATAAAGGATCAGTTACAAAAGTTACCGAAAATCTTGAAAAAGAAGAAAAAGCTCGTAATGAAATTCAAGCGGCGATTAAAAAAACAATAAATGCTAGAGAAGAAGAACGAAGAACTATTGAAGAGAATCAAGCTAAAAATATAAACAAACAATTAGACCAAGAAGAAAAAGATAGACAAAAGATTGAATCAGAAATTTCAAAAACAATAAATGCTAGAGAACAAGAACGAAGAATTATTGAAGAGAATCAAGCTACAGCTATAAATAAAAGTTTAGAACAAGAATATAGAGATAGACAAAAGATTACAGAGCAACTAGAAAAACAAAGGGTTGCAGAACTTAAAGAGTACACTCAAATTCAAGCTAATAGTTCTGCGTATTTAAAGTTATCAGAAAGTATTTCTCAGATATCAAGTAAATCAAGTTTAGCAATGGGATCAGGAAACGCAAATAACACTTTTCTTGATAGAATGAAAATTTCAGCAGCTTACGCTGGTTCTGCTGTTGTTATTGCATCAGTAACGGGAGAAATTAGAAATGCGATTAGCACCAATACAGAGTATGAAAAAAACCTTGTAGACCTAGGTAGAGTCTTAGATAGTAATAAAAAAAGTCTACAAGATTTTGGACAATATGCAGTTAGAACCTCAAAAGAATTTGGACAGGATCTTGGGGGTATACAAAGTGCTATGTCAAGCTTAGCTGCACAAGGTGTTAGTGCTAAAAAAGACTTAGAAAGTATGACAAAGACTGTTTCATTAGGGTTAAATACTAGTGAAATTACAAACTCTAATGAGATGGTTCAATTGTTAGTATCATCAATGAAGCAATTAGGAATTAATTTTTCTGACTCAGAAAAAGTTTTGGATAGCTGGAATAAAACCGCAGATATTAGCATGGCAAAAACCGCAGATTTTGCTCAGGTTACAGATAAAGCTGGTATGACATCAAAAGATATGGGTATTAGTTTAAATCAATTAAATGGTATTACTGCTGTGCTAGCTGACAATACTGGGAAAAGTGGAAACGAAATAGGTGATGCTTTAAAGTCTATGGAAAATAGACTTGAACGCCCCAAAACATTAGAGACTTTAAGAGGTTATGGTATTGAAGTAATGAAAGATAAAGACCATTTTAAAGATTTTGGAGATATAGTAAAAGAAGTTTCTTCAGCACTCGATAAATTTGGAGATAACACTACTCAGAGCAATAGTATTTTAGATGCTTTGGGTGGGACAATGAGAAAAGACTGGATTGATGTTTTAGCGAAGAATTGGAAAGATGTTGATAAATTCGCTAAACAATCTGCCAATAGTGCTGGTTATTCTGCTAAAAAGAACGCTCAAGCAATGAGTACTGTAGAAAAACAAGTAAAAGTTCTTGAAGCTTCGGTAAAAGAATTTTTTGTTACTCTTGGTCAAAGTGGTGGATTGACAGAAATTAGAACCGTTGTAAATGGTGCAAATGATGTTGTTCAAGCTCTAGAAGGAGTAAATAAGGGTTTTGGTTCACTTTTATTGCTTATTCCTCAAGTAGCCTTAGCAATAAAAGGTTTAAATTTTGCTTCTAACGCTATAACAGGGAAATCATGGAAACAGTTGTTTAATGATCATGGTGGTGAATCAACTGCTTCCATAAAAGCTTACAGTTCTGCTGTAAAAAGCGTACAAAGAGATGTCGCATCAGGTAATATAACTTTGGAAGAATCCGCAACAATTTTAGATGTTATTAGACAAAAGGTAGGTTTAAGTAAGGCTCAAGTAGATATATTTGCAGCAGCAGAAGAAAACTTAAAAGCTAAGGTCGCAGCAGGAACAATGACAGAAGAAGAAGCGTCAGAAGCCTTAGAAGCAATGCAAATAAAAATGAAAGCGACTACTGTTTCAGCAGAAGAAGCTAGTTCTGCAAATAATGCGCTTTCTGTTGCTCAAAAGTCAGCTACTTTAAGTACCATGGGACTTAATTTAGCATTAGGTGGTATTGTTGGTGCATTAACTATAGGTTTGTCTATGGCTATATCAGACATTATCGAAAAACATGAAGAGCAAAAGCAAAAAGTAGATAAATTAAAACAGGGCTATGAAGATTTAACAAAAGCCATGAAGGACAACTCTATCACAGCAGATAATGACGATTATAAAAATTTAGAGAAGGAACAATCAACTTTAGAAAATGCTTTAAAAAGAAAAGCAGAACTAGAAGGCAAAATCAATTCTGTAAATAAATCTAAAAAAAATGATAAATGGGGAAATTCATTAGGCGATACAGGAAAACTTAAAGATTTTCAAAGTGAACTAAACAAAGTAAATAAGGTAATAAGTGAAACTCAAAAAAATTTAGACACTACTGGATATTCTTATGATAAAACTACTGGTAAAATCAAGCTCTTATCAGAAGCATCTGAACAAATTGCTAATAATAAAAGTATTGAGGGTGTTGCTAGAGATCTTACAGAGAATTCAGATAAAGCAAAAACTTCTATAGGACAGCTAATACAATCCTATGTTACTTTATATAAACAATCAGATAAAACAGCCTTGGAATCACAAAAGCAAAAAGGTTTAGCACAACAACTAGCCTTAGTATTTGGTGATTTAACTTTATCAACAGATAAGAATGGAGACACTATTATAAAAAACGCTTCAGCTCTACAAAAGGATACTGAAGCCTTTATAAAAGGAAATGCTGTAGTTAAAGATGCTATATTAAATGATAAGGAATTGCAACAAGCACAAGAAAAAATAAATAAAGCCATACAATCTACTACAAATAGCTACAAATCATATTTATCGTATTCAAATCAAATTGAAAGAAATAACAAACTTGATGCACAATCTGTAGCTGATATAAAAAAAAATCATCAAGAGTTAGTACCATATTTAAATAATACTAAACAATTGTATAGTAAAATACAACAGGGAATTAGTTCTTTTAAAAATACTGTAGTTATGTCATATGCGCAAATGCAAATGGCAGAACAAAAGAATTACTCAAAATTGGGAGCAGAATATCAGCAATATACAAAGCTACAGAGACAAATAAGTAAGAATAAAGGTTCATCCAAAGAATTAGCTGATGCTAAAAAGCAAGTTGGTAAAATCGCTCAGGATTTAGCAAATAAAATAAAAGGGCTTAGTACTGTAACAGATAAAAATGGAAATGTAACTCTTAAAGCTGGGAATAAAGAAAAAGAAATTATAAAAATATTAAAATCAGAAGGTAATACCTATAAAGAATTAGAAAAAATAAAATTAGGTAGTTCAAAATCTACAACCATGATAGAGGATGGCAATACTGCTGTTACTCAGAAACAAGCTCAATATCGTATAGGTTATTATACTAAAGAAGCAAAAATGATAGCTGCAAAGGCAAAAGTAAAAATAAATGCTTCAACTTTAGAGATAAAGGCTGGTCAAGCTTTAACTTCTAAGGCTCAAAAAAACGCAAAAGAAAGAATAAAAGCATTACAAGAGGAAATTGATTCCCTAAAGGAAGCTTCAAAGGAAATTGACAAGCTGTTTGAACAAGCTCAAAGTGCTGCTGACTCATCAATGAATACAGTAGATTCAGATAACATTGGTGACTATGCATCTGAAGATGCGGCAGAAAAGGCTGAGGAAAAAGCAGAAAAGGCTGAGGAAAAAGCTGAAAAAAAACAGCAAGAAGCTGAAGAAAAAGCTGAACGTCAACGAGAAGAAACTCAGAGAAAGGCTGAAGAAGCTCAAAGAAAGGCTGAAGAGCAACAGAGAAAGAGTCTCGAAGAAGAAAAAAAACACATGGATGAAGCTTTGGAATCAAGCTATAAGATAGAAAAACAACACCAGCAAGAAATAATAGATATGTATAAATCTCAACTAGATGAATTAGAAAAAAAACATGCCCTTCAAGAATCTAACAATGAACAACAAGAATATGAAAACAAACTTCTTGAGGATAAGCAAAAATTAGAAAATGCCCAAACAGAAAAAACTGTTAGGGACATAACAACAGGACAATGGATTACTGATAGTGATGCTATATATGAAGCACAAAAACAACTAAATGAAGATCAAAAAGAATATGATCAATGGAAAGAGGAACAAGATTATAAACAGCAAGAAGACACTTTAAATGGGCAATTAGAATCTGCTCAAAGCAAAATGGATGAAATAGAAAATAATTATCAAAATCAAAAAGATAATGTTGATCAATCTTATGAAAGTAAAGAAGAAGCACTTGGTGGATATGTTGATGGAACTGATTATGTTCCTGAAAGTGGTTTTTATGATTTAGTTGAAGATGGTAAACCAGAATTAGTTGTAAAATCTAGCAAACAATTTTTACCAAAAGGCTCAATGGTAATAAATAATGAAAATTTAAACAAACTAGGTTCTATTACAAGCAATCAGGCAACAGAAAAAGCCCCTAGCCCAAATAGCTCAAATGATATAAATGAAATTTCTGTTAACGCAAAACCAATAGTTTCTTTAGTAAAAGATATAACTAAAAGCTTACTGTCTTTCGAAAAAAATTCTTCAAATTTTAGTAAGAATACCTTAAAAAATATTGGGGATGCAATTACCGATAATAAAGAATTAACTTTAACTCCACAACAAAAATTTCAACAAGATATAGATAAAACTATTTCTCAATTTGTTAATAATACAATAAATTATGGTAAGAATAGTGATAAAAATATTGGACAAGGAATATCTGATGAAAAGCAAAATGTTATAGACCCTATTAACCTATTAACTGCTGAAGAAGCACAACTTTTAAATGATTTTTCTAAAAGTTGTGCTTCTTATGGCTCAGATTTAGTTACTGAACTAGGTAATGGAGTAAAGAGTAGTGAAGATAACCTTACAAATATTGTTCAAGATCTAACTCAGAAAGTAATAACTAAATTTAAGGAAGGCTTTGGGATACATTCTCCTAGTAGGGTTATGTATGAGATTGGTGATTACTTAATGCAGGGCTTAATAAATGGTATGTCTGATAATGATGTAACAGAATTTATTAAATCTCAAGTTTCAAGTGCGATAGGTGTGGCTGGTGGAGCAGCAAGCGGAAGTTTATCAGAGTGGATAAGAACCGCCATGTCTTTAACTGGTGTTGGAGAAGAGTGGTTTGCACCATTAACACAAATTATTGAACATGAATCTGGTGGTGACCCTAATAGTATAAACCTTTGGGATATTAATGCTATAGAGGGACACCCCTCAAAAGGTCTTATGCAACTAATAGACGAGAATATGCAAGACTGGCATTTACCTAATTTACCAGATGATATTTATAATCCAATATCAAACATAGCAGCAGGTATAAGGCTTATAGAACATGATTATGGAAACATATTTAATGTTCCAGGCATTAAAGCTTTAGCAGCAGGGAGACCTTATGTGGGTTATGCTAGAGGTGGAAAAGTTGAAGATAATGGTTTGGCTACAATAAATGAATATGGTCAGGAAATGAGAATGTTAAATGCAGGAGATCAGGTGGTTACTGCGCAAAAAACTCAAAGTATAGTTAATTTTGCTGAGAATATTCCTAATTTAATGGCGTCTATAAGAACACCAAAAATTATTTTACCTAGTAGTTTAAATGTTAATGGAAATAGTCCTAATTCTAGTGGATTAGCTAATCAAAGAGTCTTTCATATAAATAACCTAAATGTCCAAGCGAATGATGCAAAACAACTAATAAAAAGCTTGGAACTAATGGTTGAAACAGGAGATTATTAA
- a CDS encoding Ig-like domain-containing protein: MSEKNVTGFIADAPNVLIRSRKTRATYTNLTATSGEITFGGDTLKVTGGWSFYNLAEIDKSKSITGKFTDAEMNMSSLAIASGGSVSQGKSEFEIFGDSYQVNDEGKITINDIVKDGSLRINGYEQIADGNVGEGQFKVSIGKSSTIVELPPSDKGTIVSPSYTIDVDNITSLSVQTDDFPKSGEVIIDFPVYAGSEEDEQEITGYLQIIIYKAKILQSTKVGGNYKTASTFDVQINGLDPKRPDKKMYDIRFKPISNTVDTIPPAILSVVPADKSTSATNDIIWTFNEPIDPATVTLSKFSLISTDGSNIKGTLTLSDDRMTVTLKPNVALNTATKYLATVSGDVTDLAGNRLGDNFTTSFTTATS; encoded by the coding sequence ATGTCAGAAAAAAATGTAACAGGTTTTATTGCAGATGCTCCAAACGTATTGATAAGATCACGAAAAACCAGAGCCACTTATACTAATCTTACAGCTACTTCTGGAGAAATAACTTTTGGAGGAGATACATTAAAGGTAACAGGTGGATGGAGCTTTTATAATTTAGCAGAAATAGATAAAAGCAAAAGTATAACAGGAAAATTCACAGATGCAGAAATGAATATGTCTTCTCTTGCAATTGCAAGTGGTGGTAGTGTATCACAAGGAAAAAGCGAGTTTGAAATTTTTGGAGATTCATACCAAGTAAATGACGAAGGAAAAATTACTATAAACGATATTGTAAAAGATGGTTCTTTAAGGATAAATGGATATGAACAAATTGCTGATGGAAATGTTGGAGAAGGACAATTTAAAGTTAGTATAGGAAAAAGTTCAACAATTGTTGAATTACCTCCTTCTGATAAAGGTACAATTGTATCCCCATCTTATACTATAGATGTAGACAATATTACTTCTTTATCTGTACAAACAGATGATTTCCCAAAATCAGGGGAAGTTATTATTGATTTCCCTGTTTATGCTGGAAGCGAAGAAGATGAACAAGAAATTACAGGTTATTTACAAATTATAATTTATAAAGCAAAGATTCTCCAATCAACAAAGGTTGGAGGTAATTATAAGACTGCATCAACATTTGATGTACAAATTAATGGTCTTGATCCTAAAAGACCAGATAAAAAAATGTATGATATTAGATTTAAGCCAATTTCTAATACTGTAGATACAATTCCTCCAGCTATATTATCAGTAGTTCCAGCAGATAAATCCACTTCAGCAACTAATGATATAATTTGGACATTTAATGAGCCTATTGATCCTGCTACAGTAACTCTATCTAAATTTTCTCTTATAAGTACTGATGGTTCAAATATAAAGGGTACTTTAACACTATCAGATGATAGAATGACTGTAACATTAAAGCCTAATGTTGCTTTAAATACTGCTACAAAGTATTTAGCAACAGTAAGTGGAGACGTTACAGATTTAGCAGGGAATAGATTAGGAGACAATTTCACAACATCATTTACTACTGCCACATCTTAA